One window of the Microtus ochrogaster isolate Prairie Vole_2 unplaced genomic scaffold, MicOch1.0 UNK5, whole genome shotgun sequence genome contains the following:
- the Ncapg gene encoding condensin complex subunit 3 has product MAAEKKRLSVKEAFRLAQQPHQNQAKLVVALSRTYSAGDDKTAFQEEFVHYLKYALVVYKREPAVERVIDFAAKFVTSFHQSDQEEEEEEDGGILNYLFTFLLKSHEANSSAVRFRVCQLINKLLGSMPENAQIDDDLFDKINEAMLIRLKDKIPNVRIQAVLALSRLQDPKDDDCPVVDAYVTMIENDSNSEVRRAVLSCIAPSAKTLPKIVGRTKDVKEAVRKLAYQVLAEKVHIRAMSIAQRVLLLQQGLNDRSDAVRQAVQKHLLQGWLRFTEGNILELLHRLDVENSFDVAVSVLNSLFSVTPLSELVGICKNNDDRKLIPVETLTPELALYWRTLCEYLKSKGDEGEEFLEQILPEPVVYAEYLLSYVQSFPVVNEEQRGDFTYIGNLMTREFICQQLILIIKSLDTSEEGGRKRLLAILQETLTLPTTPISLVTFIVEILLHIILDDNKRIQIVTEIISEIRAPIVTVRVDPSDTRKKELKIAEIKVKLIEAKEALENCIAVQDFDQASKLKEEIKTLEDAKINLLKETEQLEIKEVHTEKNDAETLQKCLILCYELLKQISISTGIGATMNGIIESLILPGIISVHPVVRNLAILCLGCCGLQSQDFASKHFMLFLQVLQIDDITIKISALKAIFDQLMTFGIEPFKTKKAKTVQCEGADINSGDEEEEAEDAEETATAKNVLKLLTDFLDSEVSELRTGAAEGLAKLMFSGLLVSSRILSRLILLWYNPVTEEDVRLRHCLGVFFPMFAFASRTNQECFEEAFFPTLQTLASAPASSPLAEVDVTNVAELLIDLTRPSRLNPQGKNSQDYQALTVHDNLAIKICNEILTSPCKPENRVYTKALSSIELSSSVTKDLLLLLDEILEQVTDRTCLRALEKIKNQLEKGTKELDQVVVAQDQAQDTNTTTALQNEDEAYMTPLRDVKGAQTSKSTQRKTNRGRKKAPPSSRTNRRRQAPETDSESDHGVPEPPSEVKMRLPRRAKTAALMKSKLSLAQLINEDPS; this is encoded by the exons ATGGCGGCGGAGAAGAAGCGGCTTTCTGTGAAGGAAGCTTTTCGGCTGGCGCAGCAGCCGCACCAGAACCAGGCGAAGCTGGTGGTGGCGCTGAGCCGCACGTACAGCGCG GGGGATGATAAAACAGCTTTTCAGGAGGAGTTTGTTCATTACCTTAAATATGCCCTGGTGGTATATAAACGCGAGCCTGCTGTGGAGAGGGTCATCGACTTCGCTGCCAAGTTTGTTACTTCATTTCACCAGTCTgatcaggaagaagaggaagaggaggatggtggcattttaaattatttgttcacTTTTCTATTAAAG tCTCATGAAGCAAACAGCAGTGCAGTCAGATTTAGAGTATGCCAGCTCATTAATAAGCTTCTGGGGAGTATGCCAGAAAATGCCCAAATTGATGACGACCTGTTTGATAAAATTAATGAAGCCATGCTTATTAGATTGAAAGATAAGATTCCAAATGTGAGAATACAAGCGGTTTTGGCTCTCTCTCGACTCCAAGATCCCAAGGATGATGACTGCCCAGTAGTTGATG cgTATGTTACTATGATAGAAAATGATTCAAATTCAGAAGTTAGACGTGCAGTGTTATCCTGTATTGCACCATCAGCAAAGACTTTGCCAAAAATTGTGGGGCGTACAAAGGATGTAAAGGAGGCTGTCAGAAAGCTGGCTTATCAG GTGTTAGCCGAAAAAGTTCATATAAGAGCTATGTCCATTGCTCAGAGAGTACTGCTTCTTCAACAAGGTCTTAATGACAGGTCAG ATGCTGTGAGACAAGCAGTGCAGAAGCATCTTCTCCAAGGCTGGCTGCGCTTCACCGAAGGAAATATCTTGGAGTTACTTCATCGGTTAGATGTGGAAAATTCTTTTGATGTGGCAGTCTCTGTTCTTAATTCCTTATTCTCAGTGACTCCTCTCAGTGAACTGGTCGGAATCTgtaaaaacaatgatgacag GAAGTTGATTCCAGTGGAAACATTAACtcctgaacttgctttgtattGGCGTACCCTTTGTGAATATTTGAAATCAAAAGGAGATGAAGGTGAAGAGTTTTTAGAGCAGATTTTGCCAGAGCCTGTAGTATATGCAGAGTATTTACTGAg TTACGTCCAGAGCTTCCCAGTAGTTAATGAAGAACAGAGAGGTGATTTTACCTACATTGGAAATTTGATGACAAGAGAATTTATATGTCAGCAATTGATTCTAATTATAAAATCTCTGGATACCAGTGAAGAAGGAGGAAG GAAACGACTGCTGGCTATTTTGCAGGAGACTCTTACACTGCCTACAACCCCAATTTCCTTAGTTACTTTTATTGTCGAGATACTCCTCCACATCATCTTAGATGATAATAAAAGGATACAGATt GTCACAGAAATTATCTCAGAGATTCGTGCACCCATCGTTACTGTTCGTGTTGATCCATCTGATACTAGAAAAAAGGAACTCAAG ATAGCTGAAATAAAAGTTAAGCTTATTGAGGCTAAAGAAGCTTTGGAAAATTGCATTGCTGTACAGGATTTTGACCAGgcatcaaaattaaaagaagagataaaaactTTGGAAGATGCCAAAATAAACCTGCTAAAAGAGACAGAGCAACTTGAAATTAAAGAAGTTCACACAGAAAAG AATGATGCTGAAACATTACAGAAGTGTCTTATTTTGTGCTATGAACTGTTGAAGCAGATATCCATTTCAACTGGAATTGGTGCAACCATGAATGGGATCATTGAATCTTTG ATTCTTCCTGGAATAATAAGTGTTCATCCTGTAGTAAGAAATCTGGCTATTTTGTGCTTGGGATGCTGTGGACTACAGAGTCAGGATTTTGCAAGTAAACACTTTATGTTATTCTTACAG GTTTTGCAAATTGATGACATCACAATAAAAATCAGTGCTTTAAAGGCAATCTTTGACCAGCTGATGACATTTGGGATTGAACCATTTAAAACTAAGAAAGCTAAGACCGTCCAGTGTGAAGGTGCAGACATAAACAGTggtgatgaagaagaagaagcagaagatgcTGAAGAGACCGCCACAGCTAAGAATGTTCTCAAACTCCTCACCGACTTCTTAGATAGCGAG GTGTCTGAACTCAGGACAGGAGCTGCAGAAGGATTAGCCAAGCTGATGTTCTCTGGGCTTCTGGTCAGCAGCAGGATTCTTTCTCGTCTTATTTTGTTATGGTATAATCCTGTGACTGAAGAGGATGTCCGACTTCGACATTGTCTAGGCGTGTTTTTTCCCATGTTTGCTTTTGCAAGCAG GACTAATCAAGAATGCTTTGAAGAAGCCTTTTTTCCAACTCTGCAAACGCTGGCCAGTGCCCCAGCGTCATCTCCTTTAGCTGAAGTAGATGTCACAAATGTTGCTGAGTTGCTCATTGATCTGACAAGACCAAGCAGATTGAATCCTCAGGGGAAGAATTCCCAAGATTATCAG gccTTAACAGTACATGACAATTTGGCTATAAAAATTTGTAATGAGATCCTCACAAGTCCATGCAAACCAGAAAATCGGGTTTATACAAAAGCTTTGAGTTCTATAGAACTCAGTAGCAGTGTTACAAAAGATCTCCTGCTTCTATTGGATGAGATTCTGGAG caagtAACAGATAGAACATGTCTGAGAGCTTTGGAGAAAATCAAGAATCAGTTAGAAAAAGGGACTAAAGAACTGGACCAGGTTGTAGTAGCACAGGACCAAGCACAGGATACCAACACGACTACAGCTCTTCAGAATGAAGATG AAGCATATATGACTCCTTTGAGGGATGTAAAAGGAGCTCAGACATCAAAATCCACACAACGAAAGACTAACAGAG GACGGAAAAAAGCGCCACCTTCATCTAGGACTAACAGGAGGCGTCAGGCTCCTGAGACTGACTCCGAAAG TGATCATGGTGTTCCAGAACCACCTTCAGAAGTGAAGATGAGATTACCAAGACGAGCCAAAACAGCAGCACTAATGAAAAGTAAACTTAGTCTTGCACAGCTTATTAATGAAGATCCAAGTTAA